In a genomic window of Halalkalicoccus sp. CG83:
- a CDS encoding RNA ligase partner protein encodes MPDHPLKQRFVLDTSAFLTNEIRREDEELDETLHRLLDLVAAAKLELNISCYMPPSIHTELTTMLEGRDVDEEVFSKLNTWVIKKNPARFELMIPAEIVYGFIDEMSDRVDRGLRVSEKAVRKAEESRSEPVEDRDHVTEVDQVISDLREEYRRTLRQGVLDSREDFDLLILARELEAGVVTEDTGIVGWAEDFGLRYLKGRDFPALLEEYLRTADR; translated from the coding sequence ATGCCCGATCACCCGCTCAAACAGCGGTTCGTCCTCGACACGTCGGCGTTTCTCACCAACGAGATCCGCCGCGAGGACGAGGAGCTGGACGAGACGCTCCACCGACTGCTCGATCTGGTCGCGGCGGCGAAGCTCGAGCTCAACATCTCCTGTTACATGCCGCCGTCGATCCACACGGAGCTCACGACGATGCTCGAGGGACGCGACGTCGACGAGGAGGTGTTCTCGAAGCTCAACACGTGGGTGATCAAGAAGAACCCCGCGCGCTTCGAGCTGATGATCCCCGCGGAGATCGTCTACGGCTTCATCGACGAGATGAGCGACCGCGTCGATCGCGGGCTACGCGTCTCGGAGAAGGCCGTCCGCAAGGCCGAGGAGTCCCGATCCGAGCCGGTCGAGGACCGCGATCACGTGACCGAGGTGGACCAGGTGATCAGCGACCTGCGCGAGGAGTACCGCCGGACGCTCAGACAGGGAGTGCTCGACTCGCGGGAGGACTTCGACCTGCTGATCCTCGCACGCGAGCTCGAAGCGGGCGTCGTCACCGAGGACACCGGCATCGTCGGCTGGGCCGAGGACTTCGGGCTTCGCTACCTGAAGGGACGTGACTTCCCGGCGCTGCTGGAGGAGTATCTGCGTACCGCCGACCGCTAG
- a CDS encoding DUF7853 family protein: MSTHPRSDRPTTLSLPPEELWTLHHVLLHRIEQEGTASDTTGIEPPPLEVFQAFDALDGGESRFTAAQLEAIRDVLATHHPSNDCWETERPRVERLLQRVSTVLETISPEPAP, encoded by the coding sequence ATGTCCACCCACCCCCGATCGGACCGTCCGACCACGCTCTCGCTCCCGCCGGAAGAGCTCTGGACGCTCCATCACGTGCTCCTCCACCGAATCGAGCAGGAAGGGACCGCAAGCGACACGACCGGAATCGAGCCGCCACCCCTCGAGGTCTTTCAGGCGTTCGACGCGCTCGACGGGGGCGAGAGCCGGTTCACCGCCGCCCAACTCGAGGCGATTCGGGACGTCCTCGCCACCCACCATCCCTCGAACGACTGTTGGGAGACCGAACGGCCCCGAGTCGAGCGACTCCTCCAGCGCGTCTCGACGGTCCTCGAGACGATCTCCCCCGAGCCGGCCCCCTGA
- a CDS encoding GYD domain-containing protein → MPTYITLTKWTSEGIGNVDESPERLEQAKQVSEKFGGEFRDFYLTFGQYDLVYIAEMPDDEAAAQAVLTIGRGGAVETETFRAFTEDEYREVIGGLSE, encoded by the coding sequence ATGCCAACGTACATCACGCTCACGAAGTGGACATCAGAGGGGATAGGGAACGTGGACGAGAGTCCGGAGCGGCTTGAACAGGCTAAGCAGGTGTCGGAGAAGTTCGGCGGTGAGTTCAGGGACTTCTACCTCACGTTCGGCCAATACGACCTCGTTTACATCGCCGAGATGCCCGATGACGAGGCGGCGGCCCAGGCCGTCCTCACCATCGGCCGCGGCGGTGCCGTGGAGACGGAGACGTTCAGGGCCTTCACGGAAGATGAGTACCGCGAGGTCATCGGCGGTCTGTCGGAGTAG
- a CDS encoding adenylyltransferase/cytidyltransferase family protein, translating into MVRALAQGTFDLLHPGHVHYLEEAADMGDELYVIVARRSNVTHKRPPLLDGRQRRDVVAALEVVDRALLGHEEDIFVPIERIEPDVIVLGHDQHHDDEGIERALAERGITCEVRRASPREPDYDDELLSTGRIIERVCERRC; encoded by the coding sequence ATGGTGAGGGCGCTCGCCCAGGGTACGTTCGACCTGTTGCATCCGGGCCACGTTCACTACCTCGAGGAGGCCGCCGACATGGGCGACGAGCTCTACGTCATCGTCGCTCGCCGCTCGAACGTCACCCACAAACGGCCGCCGCTGCTCGACGGTCGTCAGCGCCGGGACGTGGTCGCCGCCCTCGAGGTCGTCGATCGCGCCCTGCTGGGCCACGAGGAGGACATCTTCGTCCCCATCGAGCGGATCGAACCCGACGTGATCGTGCTCGGCCACGACCAGCACCACGACGACGAGGGGATCGAGCGCGCGCTCGCCGAACGCGGGATCACCTGCGAGGTCAGACGCGCCTCCCCGCGGGAGCCGGACTACGACGACGAGCTGCTCTCGACCGGCCGGATCATCGAGCGGGTCTGCGAGCGGCGGTGTTAG
- a CDS encoding Mov34/MPN/PAD-1 family protein, translating into MGLFGSLFRADEVIGIAADTLTFALEASAETHPDEYMGMLRGEKARTLGLDRDGTVVTDVLVIPGTESNPVSATVRTNMIPNDLTGVGSIHSHPNGVLEPSDADLQTFGRGSVHVILGAPYERDCWRAFDRRGEPRELEVLDVSLPEESFFDFDQQDIDRELKDEGRPRW; encoded by the coding sequence ATGGGACTGTTCGGGTCGCTGTTCCGAGCCGACGAGGTCATCGGTATCGCGGCCGACACCCTCACGTTCGCCCTGGAGGCCTCCGCCGAGACGCATCCCGACGAGTACATGGGGATGCTCCGGGGTGAGAAGGCCCGAACGCTCGGACTCGATCGTGACGGCACCGTCGTCACCGACGTGCTCGTGATCCCCGGAACCGAGTCGAACCCCGTGAGCGCGACCGTGCGGACGAACATGATCCCGAACGATCTCACGGGGGTGGGCTCGATCCACTCCCACCCCAACGGCGTACTGGAGCCAAGCGACGCCGACCTGCAGACGTTCGGCCGCGGATCGGTCCACGTGATCCTCGGCGCGCCCTACGAACGGGACTGTTGGCGGGCGTTCGACCGCCGGGGCGAGCCCCGCGAGCTCGAGGTGCTCGACGTCTCGCTCCCCGAGGAGTCCTTCTTCGACTTCGACCAGCAGGACATCGACCGCGAACTCAAGGACGAGGGGCGGCCGCGATGGTGA
- a CDS encoding DHH family phosphoesterase produces MTANSGSDGDDRVVYELQSECTVEEVDEDARYLATVNGVVEYGVFVDLSEHVSGLVHESTLSTDYAVGDRLVVTLDQIRENGDLSFSPADVDPEEATVETVEHRYEVTRSEDLVENDEVHLEGEVVQIKQTGGPTVFQLSDEAGVVPCTAFEEAGVRAYPGIEVGDVVRVSGAVELREGARQVEVGSLERLEGEAASDVRERLEAAIEECAEPHEIEPLIEWPAMEPMFEGLEEVARLIRRTVIEGRPIRMRHHADGDGMCASVPVELAIERFIDQTHEDSENSQHLLKRLPSKAPFYEMEDATRDLNYALGDRARHGQKLPLLLMLDNGSTEEDVPAYETLAHYDIPIATVDHHHPDPEAVEPLLDAHVNPYLHGEDYRITTGMLCVELARMIDPTVTEELRHVPAVAGIADRSKADAMDDYLELARQEGYDENDLREISEALDYAAHWLKYSAGRRVIADVLNVAGDEERHPARGEFLAERARRDIDEQLEAAMPHVERDRLENGAHLCRIDVENHAHRFTFPAPGNTTGAIHDRVVEETGDPVITIGYGPDFAVLRSDGVRLDIPTMVSELVEEIDGGGVSGGGHLVVGSIKFVKGMRKEVLDALVEKMGDAEIDEELSSTAVVPEQ; encoded by the coding sequence ATGACAGCCAACTCCGGCTCGGACGGCGACGATCGCGTCGTCTACGAGCTACAGTCCGAGTGTACGGTCGAGGAGGTCGACGAGGACGCACGCTATCTCGCCACGGTCAACGGCGTCGTCGAGTACGGCGTGTTCGTCGACCTCTCGGAGCACGTCTCGGGGCTCGTCCACGAGTCGACGCTCTCGACGGACTACGCGGTCGGCGACCGGCTCGTGGTGACGCTCGATCAGATCCGCGAGAACGGCGATCTGTCGTTCTCGCCGGCCGACGTCGACCCCGAAGAGGCGACGGTCGAGACCGTCGAGCACCGCTACGAGGTCACCCGGAGCGAGGACCTGGTCGAGAACGATGAGGTCCACCTCGAGGGAGAGGTCGTCCAGATCAAACAGACCGGCGGCCCGACGGTGTTCCAGCTGAGCGACGAGGCCGGCGTCGTTCCCTGTACGGCGTTCGAGGAGGCGGGCGTGCGCGCCTACCCCGGAATCGAGGTCGGCGACGTCGTCCGCGTCTCGGGGGCCGTCGAGCTTCGCGAGGGCGCGCGCCAAGTCGAGGTCGGGAGCCTCGAACGGCTCGAGGGCGAGGCCGCGTCGGACGTACGTGAGCGGCTGGAGGCCGCGATCGAGGAGTGCGCCGAGCCCCACGAGATCGAGCCGCTGATCGAGTGGCCCGCGATGGAGCCGATGTTCGAGGGGCTGGAGGAGGTCGCTCGGCTGATCCGTCGTACGGTGATCGAGGGACGCCCAATCCGGATGCGCCACCACGCCGATGGCGACGGGATGTGCGCGAGCGTGCCGGTCGAACTCGCGATCGAACGGTTCATCGATCAGACTCACGAGGACTCCGAGAACTCGCAACACCTGCTCAAGCGCCTCCCGAGCAAGGCGCCGTTCTACGAGATGGAGGACGCCACCCGCGACCTCAACTACGCGCTCGGCGACCGGGCGCGCCACGGCCAGAAGCTGCCGCTCCTGTTGATGCTCGACAACGGCTCGACGGAGGAGGACGTCCCCGCCTACGAGACGCTCGCCCACTACGACATCCCGATCGCGACGGTCGACCACCACCACCCCGACCCCGAGGCGGTCGAGCCGTTGCTCGATGCCCACGTCAATCCCTACCTCCACGGCGAGGACTACCGGATCACGACGGGCATGCTCTGTGTGGAGCTCGCGCGGATGATCGACCCGACCGTGACCGAGGAACTGCGTCACGTTCCCGCGGTCGCTGGCATCGCGGACCGCTCGAAGGCCGACGCGATGGACGACTACCTCGAACTGGCTCGGCAGGAGGGGTACGACGAGAACGACCTCCGCGAGATCAGCGAGGCGCTCGACTACGCCGCCCACTGGCTGAAGTACAGCGCCGGCCGGCGGGTCATCGCCGACGTGCTCAACGTCGCGGGCGACGAGGAGCGCCACCCCGCGCGCGGCGAGTTCCTCGCCGAGCGCGCGCGCCGTGACATCGACGAACAGCTCGAGGCCGCGATGCCCCACGTCGAACGGGATCGACTGGAGAACGGCGCCCACCTCTGTCGGATCGACGTCGAGAACCACGCCCACCGCTTCACCTTCCCCGCGCCGGGTAACACGACCGGTGCGATCCACGACCGGGTCGTCGAGGAGACGGGCGACCCCGTCATCACGATCGGCTACGGCCCCGACTTCGCCGTCCTTCGAAGCGACGGCGTCCGTCTGGACATCCCGACGATGGTGAGCGAGCTCGTCGAGGAGATCGACGGTGGCGGCGTCTCGGGCGGCGGTCACCTCGTCGTCGGGTCGATCAAGTTCGTCAAGGGGATGCGCAAGGAGGTGCTCGACGCGCTGGTCGAGAAGATGGGCGACGCCGAGATCGACGAGGAGCTCTCGAGCACCGCGGTGGTGCCCGAACAGTAG
- a CDS encoding esterase/lipase family protein, which produces MERDRTADADDRDGRRPSRRRVLEAIGAATAAGTAGVAGTGVTGADPEEEGDDELAGLQLATGDPCEWERTDDSRLPFETEGYGGWGGHEFLDTESGLDHYPVVLAHGNTRDACDFLDHAEYFMERGFGGDALWAITFGREGSTHDEMRNQLEDFVTQILEYTGVNKVQVLGHSLGVTGLRYWMDGLDDYPDRYDRVETLVGLAGANDGTWTCGPGCEEGPDNTRVCQFISHDCADTPGEPLYELNTPDETPHDEEIDYHTLRGSADEFFLVRPESPTLEGAENVEMATDHDGVRTEEAAKQLAYEWLSTPLSPDARRQD; this is translated from the coding sequence ATGGAACGCGATCGGACGGCCGACGCGGACGACCGGGACGGACGGCGGCCGAGCCGTCGGCGCGTACTCGAGGCCATCGGGGCCGCGACCGCGGCCGGTACGGCGGGGGTCGCCGGAACGGGCGTCACGGGCGCCGACCCCGAGGAGGAGGGCGACGACGAGCTCGCGGGCCTACAGCTCGCGACGGGCGATCCCTGCGAGTGGGAGCGAACCGACGACTCCCGTCTCCCGTTCGAGACTGAGGGCTACGGCGGCTGGGGCGGCCACGAGTTTCTCGACACCGAATCGGGGCTCGATCACTACCCCGTCGTCCTCGCCCACGGCAACACCCGCGACGCGTGTGACTTCCTCGACCACGCGGAGTACTTCATGGAACGGGGGTTCGGAGGCGACGCGCTGTGGGCCATCACCTTCGGCCGCGAAGGAAGCACCCACGACGAGATGCGAAACCAGCTCGAGGACTTCGTGACGCAGATTCTCGAGTACACCGGCGTCAACAAGGTACAGGTCCTTGGCCACAGCCTCGGCGTGACGGGCCTGCGCTACTGGATGGACGGACTCGACGACTACCCTGACCGGTACGACCGCGTCGAGACGCTCGTCGGCCTCGCGGGCGCGAACGACGGCACCTGGACCTGCGGTCCGGGTTGCGAGGAGGGGCCGGACAACACCCGCGTCTGTCAGTTCATCTCCCACGACTGTGCGGACACGCCCGGCGAGCCGCTCTACGAGCTCAACACGCCCGATGAGACGCCCCACGACGAGGAGATCGACTACCACACGCTGCGGGGCAGCGCCGACGAGTTCTTCCTCGTCCGCCCGGAGAGCCCGACGCTCGAGGGGGCGGAGAACGTCGAAATGGCGACCGACCACGATGGCGTTCGAACGGAGGAGGCCGCGAAGCAGCTCGCCTACGAGTGGCTCTCGACGCCGCTCTCGCCCGATGCCCGCCGGCAGGACTGA
- a CDS encoding enoyl-CoA hydratase/isomerase family protein: MERVGTGLVGIDREDRRADVYLSRPEKRNAMTVELMRDLTEAFERIDADEDVWAVALLGKGSVFCAGMDLEMMRDRSGSSAAVDPTMEVFPELLSAIETTRQPVVAGIKRAAPAGAFELTLPCDLRVIGRDATYGLFEVGLGTFPHGGGTQRLPRLVGLSRAKEIVLTGEPIDPEEAERIGLVHEVCEPDEVDDRARAFADRLCENAPLALRQGKRALDAALETPLETGLRYERSLARQLDDTHDYREGFDARLEGRQPKFRGE, translated from the coding sequence ATGGAACGAGTCGGCACGGGGCTGGTTGGGATCGATCGGGAGGACCGCCGGGCGGACGTCTACCTCTCGCGACCCGAGAAGCGAAACGCGATGACGGTCGAGCTCATGCGTGACCTGACGGAGGCGTTCGAACGGATCGACGCCGATGAGGACGTGTGGGCCGTCGCGCTACTCGGGAAGGGGTCCGTGTTCTGTGCGGGGATGGACCTCGAGATGATGCGGGACCGATCGGGGTCGAGCGCCGCCGTGGATCCGACGATGGAGGTATTCCCCGAGTTGCTCTCCGCGATCGAGACGACCCGTCAGCCGGTCGTCGCCGGGATCAAGCGGGCCGCGCCCGCGGGCGCGTTCGAGCTGACCCTTCCCTGTGACCTCCGGGTCATCGGACGGGACGCGACCTACGGCCTGTTCGAGGTCGGACTCGGCACCTTTCCTCACGGCGGCGGCACCCAGCGGCTCCCCCGGCTGGTCGGGCTCTCGAGGGCAAAGGAGATCGTGCTCACCGGCGAGCCGATCGATCCCGAGGAGGCGGAGCGGATCGGCCTCGTCCACGAGGTGTGTGAACCCGACGAGGTCGACGACCGGGCGAGGGCGTTTGCCGACCGCCTCTGCGAGAACGCCCCCCTCGCGCTCCGTCAGGGTAAGCGCGCGCTCGACGCAGCGCTCGAGACGCCCCTGGAGACGGGGCTGCGCTACGAGCGAAGCCTCGCCCGCCAGCTGGACGACACCCACGACTATCGCGAGGGGTTCGACGCACGCCTCGAGGGGCGTCAACCGAAGTTTCGCGGCGAGTGA
- a CDS encoding alkaline phosphatase D family protein, with protein MNRGESISRRMEQTMGELQAWRRRGKAVDWTLELRQPVRVADLKPADERWLATRLVGDSKTRRTFPQSVASGDPSETGVVLWTRIAPDAYDAGTSLLLEVAEDGRFARGRRCYEIGVGEITPKHDYTVKVDLDGTLEPDRRYYYRFGYDDTTSKTGRCRTLPAAESSPESVRFGVFTCQNYLDGYFGAHHHLAREDVDFLLDLGDSIYEVGDLPGTREKYAGHRVDLESQQRFVNTLEDYRGIYRTYRSNRFFQEALERHTRIHVWDDHEFVNDIYWEEDPESRIVVPRAREHSASHPKRSDTAFMLALIAGAIQAWSEYTPARFECGSETGPLNERIKLYRRFQFGDLLALIRTDERLYKSWTQPHWTEYWIEHAPSELLEQLLRRLASSPADEEDHRSMLGETQQEWFLKEVTKPGSIWTVWANEVLTLPIPIPVPLPVPLEEYMHDAWDGYRSERRAIMDAVANARRNGDVKNFVTLTGDMHSHLAGYQCRRYPVRDLLRRPRSENRVGVELMTPAVTSGNISEKAAETVVKKEGPVGDAMRSAFAWVIGLVLPVVIENLRYIVSFDSRKWGYSVVEFTPDYCIHRTYSVDKRTNARDAKRKLFKEFRIPNGEIAIEEVA; from the coding sequence ATGAATCGAGGAGAAAGCATTTCGCGACGGATGGAGCAAACGATGGGCGAACTCCAGGCGTGGAGACGTCGGGGGAAAGCGGTCGACTGGACGCTCGAGCTACGCCAGCCAGTACGAGTGGCGGATCTCAAACCGGCCGATGAACGGTGGTTGGCGACGCGGTTGGTGGGCGACTCGAAGACCCGTCGGACGTTCCCCCAGTCGGTCGCGAGTGGCGACCCCTCAGAGACCGGCGTTGTCCTCTGGACGCGGATCGCCCCCGATGCGTACGATGCGGGGACGTCCCTGCTCCTCGAGGTCGCGGAGGACGGGCGGTTCGCGCGGGGACGGCGCTGCTACGAGATCGGAGTCGGGGAGATTACACCGAAACACGACTACACGGTCAAGGTCGACCTCGACGGGACGCTCGAACCCGATCGACGGTACTACTACCGGTTTGGGTACGACGATACGACAAGCAAGACCGGCCGGTGCCGAACGCTCCCAGCAGCGGAGTCGAGCCCGGAGAGCGTTCGATTCGGCGTCTTCACCTGCCAGAACTACCTGGACGGCTACTTCGGTGCCCACCACCACCTCGCACGGGAAGACGTCGACTTCCTCCTCGACCTCGGGGACTCGATCTACGAGGTCGGCGACCTGCCGGGAACGCGGGAGAAGTACGCCGGCCATCGAGTCGATCTCGAGAGCCAGCAGAGGTTCGTCAACACGCTTGAGGACTACCGCGGAATCTACCGCACCTATCGATCGAACCGCTTCTTCCAGGAGGCGCTCGAGCGACACACCCGGATCCACGTCTGGGACGACCACGAGTTCGTGAACGACATCTACTGGGAGGAGGATCCGGAGTCCAGGATCGTCGTTCCGAGAGCGAGGGAGCACTCGGCAAGCCACCCAAAAAGGAGCGACACGGCGTTCATGCTCGCCCTCATTGCGGGCGCCATCCAGGCGTGGTCGGAGTATACGCCCGCCCGCTTCGAGTGCGGTTCCGAGACGGGACCACTCAACGAGCGAATCAAACTCTATCGGCGGTTCCAGTTCGGCGACCTTCTCGCCCTGATTAGGACCGACGAGCGGCTCTACAAGTCTTGGACGCAGCCCCACTGGACGGAGTACTGGATCGAACACGCCCCCTCAGAGCTGCTGGAGCAGTTATTGCGGCGCTTGGCGTCGAGCCCGGCTGACGAGGAGGATCACCGATCCATGCTCGGCGAGACACAGCAAGAGTGGTTCCTCAAGGAAGTGACGAAACCGGGGTCGATCTGGACCGTCTGGGCCAACGAAGTACTGACGCTGCCGATACCCATTCCGGTGCCACTACCCGTTCCTTTAGAGGAGTACATGCATGACGCCTGGGACGGCTATCGTAGCGAGCGGCGGGCGATCATGGACGCGGTAGCGAACGCGCGTAGAAACGGAGACGTGAAGAACTTCGTGACGCTCACCGGCGACATGCACTCACATCTCGCCGGCTACCAGTGTCGGCGCTATCCGGTTCGCGACCTGCTCAGGAGGCCGAGGTCGGAGAACCGGGTCGGGGTCGAACTGATGACGCCGGCGGTGACGAGCGGCAACATCAGCGAAAAGGCCGCGGAGACGGTCGTGAAGAAGGAGGGTCCGGTCGGCGACGCGATGCGGTCCGCGTTCGCCTGGGTCATCGGATTGGTACTCCCTGTCGTCATCGAAAACCTCCGCTACATCGTGTCCTTCGACAGCCGCAAATGGGGCTACTCGGTCGTCGAGTTCACGCCGGACTACTGCATCCACCGGACCTACAGCGTCGACAAGCGGACGAACGCGAGAGACGCGAAACGGAAGCTGTTCAAGGAGTTCCGGATTCCGAACGGCGAGATAGCGATCGAGGAGGTCGCGTGA
- a CDS encoding phospholipase D-like domain-containing protein: protein MSRSVRVSFVLALCCVVFLTASLGATATTQAAVPVEPHIVELYPNTSVPNDVGEYVTLSFPEPTTLTGWTLTDGETTTRLGDETVAGRVAFSRDPAVAREKVDDPVLELRDHFVLAQTGETVQLRYEGRIVDQTTYERAPRAQRWLRTDDGWEWRPRGATTFEARDLPARSALAFVLPDSPGVPIETIRGADERVLLAGYTFSSEPTAEELRVAAERGIEVRVLVDGTPVGGQTTAEANALDSLADAGIPVRVFDGPVTRYRFHHAKYAVVDDRVIVLTENWKPAGTGGRASRGWGVVVESAPVADAVVAVFEADAGWEDTVPWERYREGRERRFVEDDPATGSYPSRFDPEPVEVDSVRLVTAPDNAEREIIALLEGAEESIRIEQVAIHPDHAFLQAAIDAAERGVHVRILLDDSWYVERENRALVERLESRAERDGLPIEARLVDSRGEFEKIHAKGVVVDDRRTLVGSVNWNDNSVRNNREVAVILESEAAAAYYAAVFDADWRGGRPSIPVGVGLAVAGAIGGAAFVGSRLIEFEAGD from the coding sequence GTGTCGCGATCCGTCCGTGTGTCGTTCGTCCTCGCGCTCTGTTGTGTCGTGTTCCTCACGGCCTCGCTGGGAGCGACGGCAACGACCCAAGCAGCGGTCCCGGTCGAGCCCCACATCGTCGAGCTTTACCCCAACACGTCGGTCCCGAACGACGTCGGGGAGTACGTCACGCTGTCGTTTCCGGAGCCGACGACGCTGACGGGGTGGACGCTCACGGACGGGGAGACGACGACTCGACTCGGGGACGAGACCGTCGCCGGGCGGGTCGCGTTCAGCCGGGACCCGGCGGTCGCCCGGGAGAAGGTCGACGATCCCGTATTGGAGCTCCGTGATCACTTCGTGCTCGCCCAGACGGGCGAGACCGTTCAGCTTCGCTACGAGGGTCGTATCGTCGATCAGACCACCTACGAACGCGCGCCGCGCGCCCAACGGTGGCTCCGCACGGACGACGGCTGGGAGTGGCGTCCCCGTGGTGCGACGACGTTCGAGGCCCGCGACCTGCCCGCCCGGAGTGCGCTCGCGTTCGTCCTCCCCGACTCGCCCGGCGTTCCGATCGAGACGATTCGCGGGGCCGACGAGCGGGTCCTGCTCGCCGGCTACACCTTCAGCTCCGAACCGACGGCCGAGGAGCTTCGAGTCGCGGCCGAGCGCGGCATCGAGGTCCGCGTACTGGTCGACGGGACGCCCGTGGGCGGCCAGACCACGGCCGAAGCGAACGCGCTCGACTCGCTGGCCGACGCGGGAATCCCGGTTCGGGTCTTCGACGGGCCGGTGACGCGCTACCGGTTCCATCACGCGAAGTACGCCGTCGTCGACGACCGCGTGATCGTCCTGACGGAGAACTGGAAGCCCGCCGGAACCGGCGGGCGCGCCAGTCGCGGCTGGGGCGTCGTCGTCGAGAGCGCACCCGTCGCCGACGCGGTCGTCGCCGTCTTCGAGGCCGACGCAGGTTGGGAGGACACCGTTCCCTGGGAACGGTACCGCGAGGGGCGGGAGCGCCGGTTCGTCGAGGACGACCCGGCGACCGGTTCGTACCCGTCACGGTTCGATCCCGAACCCGTCGAGGTCGACTCGGTACGCCTGGTCACCGCGCCCGACAACGCCGAGAGGGAGATCATCGCCCTGCTCGAGGGTGCGGAGGAGTCGATCCGTATCGAGCAGGTGGCGATCCACCCGGATCACGCCTTCCTCCAGGCCGCGATCGACGCGGCTGAACGCGGCGTTCACGTCCGGATTCTGCTCGACGACTCCTGGTACGTCGAACGGGAGAACCGCGCGCTCGTCGAGCGACTCGAGAGCCGTGCGGAACGGGACGGACTGCCGATCGAGGCGCGGCTGGTCGACTCACGCGGGGAGTTCGAGAAGATCCACGCGAAGGGCGTCGTCGTCGACGACCGCCGGACGCTCGTCGGAAGCGTCAACTGGAACGACAACTCGGTGCGGAACAACCGTGAAGTGGCGGTAATCCTCGAGAGCGAGGCGGCCGCCGCCTACTACGCCGCTGTGTTCGATGCGGACTGGCGGGGAGGGCGGCCGTCGATCCCGGTCGGCGTCGGCCTCGCCGTCGCCGGTGCGATCGGCGGGGCGGCGTTCGTCGGTTCACGACTCATCGAGTTCGAGGCCGGAGACTGA